One Polaribacter reichenbachii genomic window, ATAAAGCATTTACAGAAGAAAACATAGAAGCAGAATTAACACAATTAATGAAAGATTTTGTGAATGATGTTTCAAGAAATAAAATATCAAAAAGGAAAGTTCAAATTTCATCTATTTTCGATTGGTTTAAAGAAGATTTTACTAAAAATGGTACTATAATCGATTATTTAAATCAATTTTCAGAAATAGAAATAAACCCAAAAGCTAAAATTAGTTATTTAAAATACAATTGGTCTTTAAACGAAAAGTAGTGTTACAGCTTTTTGAGTTTAATTTTCAAAACAAGTTGTATCTTTCATCCTTTTAAATAAAACAATTTATGTCGAAACCTTATTATGATGCAGCCGATTTAAGAAAATTCGGAAAAATAACAGAGTGGAGTGAAGAACTTGGAAATAAATTCTTTGATTATTATGGTAAAGTTTTTGAAGAAGGAGCGCTTACTGCTCGTGAAAAATCTTTAATTGCTTTGGCTGTAGCACATACAGAACAATGCCCATATTGTATAGATGCGTATACAAAAGATGGTTTACAAAGAGGAATTACAAAACCAGAAATGATGGAAGCCATTCATGTTGGTGCTGCAATTAAAAGTGGTGCAACTTTAGTACACGGAGTACAAATGATGAATAAAGTAAACAAATTAGAAATGTAAGCAGAGAACCATTTTTGCTGTTCGCAAAAAAGGTGTGAATCGCTTATTCTGGTGACAATTAGAATCTATTTATTAAATAAAAAAGATACTGAAACAAGTTCAGCATAAATGAAGAAATCGCTCAAAGCAAGAAACAACGATATTGCAAATACGTCTCGCCAAATGGAAATTCTTTCTAACGGAATTTTCGCAAATGGAGAATTACCCACTTTTGCTGCTAAAATTAAAGAGACCAATCAGTTTCCTTTACGTCCTAAAAAACTAGAGATTTTACAAATCAATTTAGGTTATATGTGTAACCAAGTTTGTGCACATTGCCATGTAGATGCTGGTCCAGATCGTAAAGAAATTATGACTCTAGAAACAATGAATCAATGTTTGGAAGTCATTAAAAATACAGGTGCACATACTTTAGATTTAACTGGTGGTGCTCCAGAAATGAATCCTAATTTTAGATGGTTTGTAGAAGAAGCTGCAAAAGCCGGAATTAAAGATTTTATTGTTCGTTCTAATTTAACAATTATTAGAGCAAATAAAAAATATTATGATTTACCAGAGTTTTTCAAAAAACACAATGTACACGTAGTTTCTTCAATGCCTCATTGGACACGTGGAAAAACCGACAAACAACGTGGAGATGGAGTTTTTGATAAATCAATTAAAGCTTTACAAGAATTAAATGCAGTTGGTTATGGATTAGAAGGTTCTAGTTTAAAGCTAGATTTGGTTTACAATCCT contains:
- a CDS encoding arsenosugar biosynthesis-associated peroxidase-like protein, producing MSKPYYDAADLRKFGKITEWSEELGNKFFDYYGKVFEEGALTAREKSLIALAVAHTEQCPYCIDAYTKDGLQRGITKPEMMEAIHVGAAIKSGATLVHGVQMMNKVNKLEM
- the arsS gene encoding arsenosugar biosynthesis radical SAM (seleno)protein ArsS (Some members of this family are selenoproteins.); translation: MKKSLKARNNDIANTSRQMEILSNGIFANGELPTFAAKIKETNQFPLRPKKLEILQINLGYMCNQVCAHCHVDAGPDRKEIMTLETMNQCLEVIKNTGAHTLDLTGGAPEMNPNFRWFVEEAAKAGIKDFIVRSNLTIIRANKKYYDLPEFFKKHNVHVVSSMPHWTRGKTDKQRGDGVFDKSIKALQELNAVGYGLEGSSLKLDLVYNPSGAFLPGDQMALENDFKKALNADFGIDFHSLFAITNLPISRFLDYLIASENYEDYMFSLIEAYNPTAVANVMCTNTLSVSWDGWLYDCDFNQMLNLKVASTVKHISEYNEEVLLNRNIIINQHCYGCTAGAGSSCQGVVA